The genomic DNA TCTAGAATTATTGACCGTCTCTTCCCCCACTTTACTGGCATCAATTTTTCCTTGTGGGACAATGTCAACTGATTTCTGTGGTTTGCATTGGTAATCATTAACAATAGGCATAGACTTTGATGACAAGATGTGCTCCCTTTATAAGAGGTGGGATGGCCCATTTTTATTCTCGTTTGGGAGCCGCTCTGAGATTGTGTTTCATTCCTAATGGTCCAATTTATCATAAGTTGATGAGACAGTACATAGTTCTCTCGTGTACCAAggaaaattcacagaaaaaagcATATAGAAGTATATAGTGTGTCATTAGAGCAATGACTCCATGTTATACCAGACTGCACATGCATAATACGTAATGTCAGTTACTGGACTTGGACGTCCCACTCCATCAGAACACCTGGTAACCTGAACTAATCACAACCAGGCTGCAGTCAGCAAGGGTCCTGGTGGCCCCAGTAGCTATAAATGATACTGTCTTCTCTCTCCATGGTAGTGCCATACTTAATGAGTTTTTTGTATTACATATTATAACCCATATACAACCGGATTAATGACACTTTCACAGGGACCAGTTTTGTTCTCTCATCACCCTTCCCTTCTATAGAGCAATGCTCAAAAactgcattttagaaaataattttgtttttcatactgATGCACCATATTGGGGCACAGGATGTGTGTATTTCATATACCAATTGTCTACAGATATGTAATAACATCTACCTAAAGCACATATTTTAAGAGGGTAACTGGTGACCCAAAGACATACTGGGACAGAACATTACAGAGAGAACTGTGTTGTCCATCCTCTTAAAATCAAAGTGAGGATCATGAAGCCAAGCTGATAAAGCTTCATAAAACAGCACTAAAAAGGAACTCTCCAGAATTACAGCACTAATTATCCATGTGTTGTAGGCAAAGAGCTTACCTGTCAGCACATCCCAAATGTGGATCACTGCAGCAGTACTGCAGCTAGAACGGCTGAGTTAGTTACACCATGTATTTACTTTATGCATAACCACATACAGAGATGTCTGAACATTTCCCCATCCTGCACTAGTTACCCGTTCTATGAAGCCGAGAGATTTTCCTGATTTAAAGTGCCCCTTTATGTATAGCAATGAAGTGTCAGTCAAGCAATTCTAACTTCAGCCAactggggaaaaaacaaacacaaaagcctTTTAGATATACCACACATTCTGGTGATTTTTCTCAACCAGAAATAGCACATTCTACATCTATTTCTTAGTTATATAATACACAACATGCACGAATAGGCTACACATGGACAGACACTTACAAATACCTTCTAAATAAGTGATTAGAAGTTTTTGGTCCAATCCACATGATATAGAAATCTTAAGAGACAACACACATCCCCTTCTATGCCTCTTCCACCCAAAATACAGAATACTCATTTTCAGATTaggagagaaaaggaataaatagaATAACTCTCAGCTCtctctatacacatacacatacatatatgtatacatatatacacacatacaccgtagagctgtgtgtacacacacacacacacacagccggACACTACCTGAATAACATCATACCAGGAGGCTCTGAACACCTGAATTCACAGATGATCAGATGAGCTGATTGTAGAAGTGATTACAGATATCATGAAAATAAAGTCCTATGGTGGCTACCAGTCTCTGGAGAGCTTGGTGTTCTGGTCTCTCTTTGGGGGAGCAGGAGGGGGGCCTCTCCGCAATGTTGCATAGCCTGATATATGACTGCCTCCGTAACCAGCCTTCTGTTGATCAGACAGCAGTTCAGGGGGTGGTGGAGGCAATGCCATATCATCCATGGTGGCTGTTGGTTCTGCTCTGGACATGCGGGAGGAGGAGAGCGAGCCATGCCGAGTGATGGACTTCCGTTGCAGTGTCCTGTTGAGGTCAGCCAGGAATCCAGGCTGGACACTAAGGCTGGATTTGGGAGAGGTGGGCACTTGTGGCACAACTGTGGCCATTGTTGGCTGCTCAGAAATCTCTGCTTGAGTGAGGCGGGTGCTGTCATTCCGTTTGGGTCGTGTGGGTGGAGGGGCCTTCTTCACTGACATTTTAGACCATGGTTGTGGTTGAGGATTAACGACTGCCACTTTTGGAGAGGCGTTTCCCGAGAATACTGCTGGAATCTCAATGGGGGGCAGAGGAAGCTCTGTTTCAGGTGGAGGGGGTGGAAAATCAGAATCGGATGGAGGAGAAGGAAATTCCACCACAGAGTCCTTTCCACGCCCACTCAGAACAGGGGCTTTTGCTGACACACACCCTTGCTGGAGAACTCCAGGAAGGTTGACGCCAGAAAGATTGAGTTTTCCAGGCTTGGGGGGTGCTGCAGGAGGTGGTAGGGTCTCCTTGTTGGGAGACCCTGATTCTGCTGGCGGTGTAAACTTGCTGACTAGACTGTCCACCGAGGGTCTCTTGGGTTCGGGGTGCTCTGCACCGCTGCTGGATTTAATGCTGGAGTTGCgctgtggggttgggggtggtttCTTTCCCCCAGGGCTGGATGTCTTACTGGTCTTTTTGCCTGGAGATCCACTTTTGTCAGGGGTAGGAGAAGCTGTGGGTGGAGGTGGCGGTGGTGGGGCTGGGACAGGTGATGGGGGTGGAGGAGGAAACACCAGGCTGCTTtcaggagggggaggggggaagtcCGGAGAAGGGACTGGGATGGAGCTGGGCTGCCACTTGGGCTTTGCTTTTACTGCAGGAGGGGACTGTGGAGCTACATTTGCTGGGACAGGCTTTAAGGGCTGAGATTCCATGGCGGGGGGAGTTGGAGGGGGTGGAAACTGGCTGGCTATCTGCTTCACGACTGAGGGCACCGGTGACAGTGGAGAGGGAGGGGGTTTTGCACAGAAGCTCTGTTGCTTGGGTAATGTTGGTGGGGGTACTGGAACAGGAGGGGTAGGGGGAGAGGGTGGAATGTAAGAAACAGGGAAAGCTGGCTGCTTTTTTGCTGGGGGTACTGGAGGAGCAGGTGTGGGTGGTGCAGCTTGTGTCACAACAGGTGCCACAGTCTTGGTGCTGGTTGGTGGGGGTATGGTCACAAGAGGTTTTGGGGGGGCTTGAGGAGGGAGGGGTGCAGGGATAGGAGGAGGTGGGGGGGGTGCTGGGGGAGCCACCTGAGTAATCTGCTGAACTTGATGGATCTTCAGTGGAGGAGGCGGGGCACTGAACTGTGGAAGGGATGGGGTACACGGTGCAGGCTTTAGCTGGGCCATGGCAgagcctggggttgggggtggaggagggggagggggtggtggaACAACCCCATTGGGGGGTACCAGGATCTGAGGCTTCACTGACTGTGGCTGCATCACTGGGGGTGTTGGCGGTTTAAACAGGGCCCCTGAATGCTGAGACGCATTCTGTAGCCGTGTTATTGTGCTGTACTTGACGAACATTGGGGCTGCTGAGCCTGCAGAAGGTGCGGACTGGCTGGGCAGCGGGGGAGGAGGGGGTggtggaggaggtgggggaggaggaggtgggggtggcGGAGGAGGTAGAGGTGGTGAAGGCTGTGAAGCAGTGTAGGGGGTGACTATCTTAGGTTGCGGGGATAAAGGGGGCACAAGTGAAGTGTAGGGCCGATTCATAGACTCCATTCTGGCCTAAAAGGAGTATAAAAagggagtgggagagagaaaaacacaacaaacaaaacagttaCAGAGGTAAGCTTTGATTGTTTAAAACTAAAAAGCAGGGAGTCTGGGACATGCATGAAGAGGATGCAGAAGTTGGTGGTGATCATAAAGATGGACAATGTCAGGAAGGCTAAAATCTGATTCTGTGGgcaagaaggaaacagaaaacctgTTTTACCCCACAGTAAAATAGCTAGACCACCTAACAATCTAGGAAAAATGTCCGGTTGCAAAAGCTGTTTGAGTGGTGACAGGATGCCTGACTTCTGACCTTGGCTGTCTGACTTGGACACAGCCTGCCCTAAATGGAACCCTGTGTGACGGTCCTCTGAGCACTGGACTTGCAAGGGGAGATGTGATGGCTCCAGTTCACCTTTCAGTCCATGACTGCATCCACATCAAGCAGATGCTATAACTGGGTTTAGGAGGGCTTCCTGGTGGAATGAGGATGGCTTTTTGATGCTAGTAAGCTGACACAGGAGAGTATGAGAATGCTGAGCAGGCGTGCACAGTCACACGGGAATGAATAAGCTTGACACACACACTCGTGTTCGTGTGAGACACTTGCATCCAACATGCACAGAAGTCCAGCAATGCAGGTAAAGGGGGgacattctttacatttgttttactggaaaatacataaagaaatgctTTGTAAACATTACAGCAAAAGACTGTAAAAATATCATACAGAAAAAGCCAGAAGAAATTAAGAGGAAGCTCTGAAAGgctagaataaagaaaatgtatcaaGAAATGGAAGCTAGCATTTGCCAACAACCAACCCATCTGGGTAGCCGAAATGATCACATCTGGTAGTTGATTTCGTGGAGCTAATCACGCACGATGGTGCTTCAGGTAGTACTTtgaaaagaggaaagggaggacccttgttttaaaaactttacattCATCTTTTAGGCTCTTTGAACCAACCTGGAGGATCCAAGATAAACCATTTGTTTTCAATTATGAATGACATAGAGAATGCATGGGTTAGTGAACTAGAAGGCTCATTATAGGGCTGAATTCTAATGGCCATCAGGACACTcacatgtttcttttaaaattacacaaaaagataaaagtattaGTCTGTGAGATTGGGTTACAGGCGTCATTGAGGTTAATGTGTTTCCAGAGAACAACCCCTGACCTTAACTTGACCCTGTCTTGGCTGCTTCAAGGGCGCAGGCCTTAGCTGTGCTGGCCTTCTCATTTGGCACCTGAGACTGAG from Piliocolobus tephrosceles isolate RC106 chromosome 11, ASM277652v3, whole genome shotgun sequence includes the following:
- the RAPH1 gene encoding ras-associated and pleckstrin homology domains-containing protein 1, producing MEQLSDEEIDHGAEEDSDKEDQDLDKMFGAWLGELDKLTQSLDSDKPMEPVKRSPLRQETNMANFSYRFSIYNLNEALNQGETVDLDALMADLCSIEQELSSIGSGNSKRHITETKATQKLPVSRHTSKPGTLKGLSSSSNRIAKPSHASYSLDDVTAQLEQASLSMDEAAQQSVLEDTKPLVTNQHRRTASAGTVSDAEVRSISNSSRSSITSAASSMDSLDIDKVTRPQELDLTHQGQPITEEEQAAKLKAEKIRVALEKIKEAQVKKLVIRVHMSDDSSKTMMVDERQTVRQVLDNLMDKSHCGYSLDWSLVETVSELQMERIFEDHENLVENLLNWTRDSQNKLIFMERIEKYALFKNPQNYLLGKKETAEMADRNKEVLLEECFCGSSVTVPEIEGVLWLKDDGKKSWKKRYFLLRASGIYYVPKGKAKVSRDLVCFLQLDHVNVYYGQDYRNKYKAPTDYCLVLKHPQIQKKSQYIKYLCCDDVRTLHQWVNGIRIAKYGKQLYMNYQEALKRTESTCDWTSLSSSSIKSGSSSSSIPESQSNHSNQSDSGVSDTQPAGHVRSQSIVSSIFSEAWKRGTQLEESSKARMESMNRPYTSLVPPLSPQPKIVTPYTASQPSPPLPPPPPPPPPPPPPPPPPPPPLPSQSAPSAGSAAPMFVKYSTITRLQNASQHSGALFKPPTPPVMQPQSVKPQILVPPNGVVPPPPPPPPPPTPGSAMAQLKPAPCTPSLPQFSAPPPPLKIHQVQQITQVAPPAPPPPPPIPAPLPPQAPPKPLVTIPPPTSTKTVAPVVTQAAPPTPAPPVPPAKKQPAFPVSYIPPSPPTPPVPVPPPTLPKQQSFCAKPPPSPLSPVPSVVKQIASQFPPPPTPPAMESQPLKPVPANVAPQSPPAVKAKPKWQPSSIPVPSPDFPPPPPESSLVFPPPPPSPVPAPPPPPPPTASPTPDKSGSPGKKTSKTSSPGGKKPPPTPQRNSSIKSSSGAEHPEPKRPSVDSLVSKFTPPAESGSPNKETLPPPAAPPKPGKLNLSGVNLPGVLQQGCVSAKAPVLSGRGKDSVVEFPSPPSDSDFPPPPPETELPLPPIEIPAVFSGNASPKVAVVNPQPQPWSKMSVKKAPPPTRPKRNDSTRLTQAEISEQPTMATVVPQVPTSPKSSLSVQPGFLADLNRTLQRKSITRHGSLSSSRMSRAEPTATMDDMALPPPPPELLSDQQKAGYGGSHISGYATLRRGPPPAPPKRDQNTKLSRDW